The following coding sequences lie in one Streptomyces sp. NBC_00510 genomic window:
- a CDS encoding helix-turn-helix domain-containing protein: MARPPVLKLPEVLEEIGMSRAAFYRMRARGQAPRLIKLPNGQIRCRRTDLDTWWATYELNAH, encoded by the coding sequence ATGGCCCGCCCGCCCGTACTCAAGCTCCCCGAAGTCCTCGAAGAGATCGGCATGAGCCGCGCCGCCTTCTACCGGATGCGCGCCCGCGGCCAAGCACCGCGTCTCATCAAGTTGCCCAACGGGCAGATCCGCTGCCGTCGCACGGATCTCGACACGTGGTGGGCGACCTACGAGCTGAACGCCCACTGA
- a CDS encoding FG-GAP-like repeat-containing protein: protein MRISMLRRLASAAGALGLASLGLLGAGATPAQAAVSSCPSGYFCAWKNESGTGSMFKTNTNKATLGTWDNSFRLVINRTSLISCMYDDPKYSTAHGYRIHQPKESYPTGMNPGYASSLKFVRTVRECEGPAYPYWYAETAPKLSGFGDMNADRRSDILVRDTAGRLWFLPGDGTGRLVGSSGWNAFNALVRHGDFSGDGREDVIAREASTGKLWFYPGTGNGGHSARKLIGTGWNGMTKITAFGDLSGDGRADLLAVEKSTGKLWLYPGTGNGGHSARKLIGTGWNGMNALVGAGDMNGDGRADLIARQAATGKLWFYPGKAGHLGTRVLIGSSGWNAMSSLIAVGDWSGDGRADLLATSGDWLVQYQGKGTGGLRPAEKNNADWWILNGAF, encoded by the coding sequence ATGCGTATATCAATGCTCCGGCGCCTGGCCTCTGCGGCCGGCGCGCTGGGGCTCGCGTCGCTCGGCCTGCTCGGCGCGGGCGCGACGCCCGCGCAAGCCGCGGTCAGCAGCTGCCCATCGGGGTACTTCTGCGCCTGGAAGAACGAAAGCGGCACAGGGTCGATGTTCAAGACAAACACGAACAAGGCGACGCTGGGCACCTGGGACAACAGCTTCCGTTTGGTCATCAACCGCACGTCCCTGATCTCCTGCATGTACGACGACCCGAAGTACAGCACCGCGCACGGGTACAGAATCCATCAGCCCAAGGAGTCTTACCCCACCGGCATGAACCCGGGCTACGCCAGCTCGCTGAAGTTCGTCCGCACCGTGCGTGAGTGCGAGGGTCCCGCCTACCCCTACTGGTATGCGGAGACCGCGCCCAAGCTGTCCGGTTTCGGCGACATGAACGCCGACCGGAGGTCGGACATCCTGGTTCGCGACACAGCCGGGCGCCTGTGGTTCCTGCCCGGTGACGGCACCGGCCGCCTGGTCGGCAGCAGCGGCTGGAACGCCTTCAACGCCCTCGTCCGGCACGGTGACTTCAGCGGCGACGGCCGGGAGGACGTGATCGCCCGCGAGGCGTCCACCGGCAAGCTCTGGTTCTACCCCGGCACGGGGAACGGCGGACACAGCGCGCGCAAGCTGATCGGCACCGGCTGGAACGGCATGACCAAGATCACCGCGTTCGGTGACCTGTCCGGCGACGGACGCGCGGACCTGCTCGCCGTGGAGAAGTCCACCGGCAAGCTCTGGCTCTACCCCGGCACGGGGAACGGCGGACACAGCGCGCGCAAGCTGATCGGCACCGGCTGGAACGGCATGAACGCCCTCGTGGGCGCGGGCGACATGAACGGCGACGGCCGGGCGGACCTGATCGCCCGCCAGGCCGCCACCGGCAAGCTGTGGTTCTACCCGGGCAAGGCCGGCCACCTCGGTACCCGGGTGCTGATCGGCAGCAGCGGCTGGAACGCCATGAGCTCTCTCATCGCCGTCGGCGACTGGTCGGGCGACGGCCGTGCAGACCTTCTCGCGACGAGCGGCGACTGGCTGGTCCAGTACCAGGGGAAGGGTACGGGCGGCCTGCGGCCGGCCGAGAAGAACAACGCCGACTGGTGGATCCTCAACGGCGCCTTCTGA
- a CDS encoding tyrosine-type recombinase/integrase, whose protein sequence is MKLTYDVRIYSLETRSDRPKPYRLRWLVGTKKHSKSYTLKAQADGRRSELMSAVRSGDQFDEESGLPVSELRAQRGSVTWYQHARDYVDRKWDLAPAKSRKSYADALATITPALVRTRAGMPEQSALRRALYGWAFNRNRWAETPPKEISDALAWMERHSLPISALEDPATLRQALDALGKKLDGKPAAARTARRKRACLSDVLGFAVEAQYFTMPVNPLAAVKWTAPKTVEDVDPEAVANPRQVRALLSGVREQGKRGELLEAFFGCLYYAAMRPAEAAALTRDRCHLPETGWGVLTLRRGVVRAGRGWTRDGKAHETRHLKARAEQDSRPVPIPPHFVAMLRAHLDQHGTAPDGRLFRTARDGLLQESGYGDVWAKARAAALSQEEVASPLARRPYDLRHAGVSFWLSSGVDPMECARRAGHSLAVLLRVYAKVLAHTRERANERIDAALREWHTPEPPSPGGHLEDTP, encoded by the coding sequence ATGAAACTGACGTACGACGTGCGCATTTACTCGCTGGAGACCCGCTCAGACCGGCCCAAGCCGTACCGCTTGCGCTGGCTTGTGGGTACGAAGAAGCATTCCAAGAGCTACACGCTCAAGGCCCAGGCAGACGGGCGACGCTCGGAGTTGATGAGCGCCGTACGTTCCGGCGATCAGTTCGATGAAGAGTCCGGCCTGCCGGTATCGGAGCTGCGGGCGCAACGCGGTTCGGTCACCTGGTATCAGCACGCCCGTGACTACGTGGACCGCAAGTGGGACCTGGCGCCCGCTAAATCGCGCAAGTCGTACGCCGATGCCCTGGCCACGATCACGCCCGCCCTCGTCAGGACGCGCGCCGGCATGCCAGAGCAATCCGCCCTGCGACGTGCCCTCTACGGCTGGGCTTTCAACCGGAATCGCTGGGCTGAGACCCCGCCCAAGGAGATCAGCGACGCCCTCGCATGGATGGAGCGCCACTCACTGCCCATATCGGCGCTGGAAGATCCGGCGACTCTCCGACAGGCATTGGACGCCCTAGGGAAGAAGCTGGACGGCAAGCCGGCCGCCGCGCGTACCGCCCGCCGTAAGCGAGCGTGCCTGAGCGATGTCCTGGGCTTCGCTGTGGAGGCGCAGTACTTCACCATGCCGGTCAATCCCCTCGCCGCCGTGAAGTGGACGGCGCCGAAGACCGTCGAAGACGTGGACCCCGAAGCCGTCGCAAATCCCCGGCAGGTGCGCGCTCTGCTGTCCGGAGTCCGGGAACAGGGCAAGCGAGGGGAACTCCTGGAAGCGTTCTTCGGGTGTCTCTACTATGCCGCCATGCGCCCGGCAGAGGCCGCGGCGCTAACCCGGGACCGGTGCCACCTGCCCGAGACCGGATGGGGTGTCCTGACCCTGCGGAGGGGCGTCGTGCGGGCGGGCCGCGGCTGGACTCGCGACGGCAAGGCACACGAGACCCGGCACCTGAAAGCCCGCGCCGAACAGGACTCCCGCCCGGTGCCCATCCCTCCGCACTTCGTCGCGATGCTCCGGGCCCACCTCGACCAGCACGGCACTGCCCCGGACGGCCGGCTGTTCCGCACGGCACGCGATGGGCTGCTGCAGGAGAGCGGCTACGGGGACGTGTGGGCCAAGGCGAGGGCCGCGGCGCTCTCGCAGGAGGAAGTGGCGTCTCCCCTCGCCCGGCGTCCGTATGACCTTCGCCATGCGGGGGTGTCGTTCTGGCTCAGCTCAGGAGTGGACCCAATGGAATGCGCACGGAGGGCGGGGCACAGCCTCGCCGTCCTTCTCCGGGTCTACGCCAAGGTCCTGGCGCACACCCGGGAACGGGCAAACGAGCGCATCGACGCGGCGCTCAGGGAGTGGCACACGCCAGAGCCTCCGTCCCCCGGAGGACACCTGGAGGACACGCCCTGA
- a CDS encoding DUF3631 domain-containing protein, whose product MSDGAALLSEVEAFHRRFNVFPLEAAYVAVVLWDAHAHLLDCFDATPRLAFLSPEPASGKSRALEIVETLVPYPMVAVNASASALFRAVSGLSARPTILFDEIDTVFGPKAGENEQLRGFLNAGHRRSGVMYRCVGDGANQQVQEFPSFCAVAVAGLGSLPDTILTRSVIIRMRRRARNERVEPFRQRVHEGEGHVLRDRLAAWADSVRDRVEGAFPQMPEGVTDRPADVWEALLAVADAAGGDWPKRAREACVELVNAAKVDDKGSTGIRLLTDLRDQVFNGIDRLPTVAVLDRLHSLEEAPWADMAGKPLDARGLSRMLREYMTGDNTPIAARNIKAGGNVMKGYYATDLHDAWQRYCPPPSESPLLPLPPLPRRSEP is encoded by the coding sequence ATGAGCGACGGCGCGGCTCTGCTGAGCGAGGTGGAAGCCTTCCACCGCCGATTCAACGTCTTCCCGCTGGAGGCCGCCTACGTCGCGGTGGTCCTGTGGGACGCCCACGCGCACCTACTGGACTGCTTCGACGCCACGCCCCGATTGGCGTTCCTGTCGCCGGAGCCGGCGAGCGGGAAGTCCCGGGCGCTGGAGATCGTGGAGACCCTGGTCCCGTATCCGATGGTCGCGGTCAACGCGTCAGCGTCCGCGCTGTTCCGGGCCGTGTCCGGGCTGAGCGCGCGGCCCACGATCCTGTTCGATGAGATCGACACCGTCTTCGGCCCCAAGGCCGGGGAGAACGAACAGCTCCGGGGATTCCTCAACGCCGGACACCGCCGCTCCGGAGTGATGTACCGGTGCGTGGGCGACGGCGCCAACCAGCAAGTGCAGGAGTTCCCCTCGTTCTGCGCCGTGGCCGTCGCCGGGCTCGGCTCGCTGCCGGACACGATCCTGACCCGCTCGGTCATCATCCGCATGCGCCGCCGGGCCCGCAACGAGCGCGTGGAGCCGTTCCGGCAGCGCGTCCACGAGGGCGAGGGACACGTACTGCGGGACCGCCTCGCCGCGTGGGCCGACAGCGTCCGGGACCGGGTCGAAGGTGCTTTCCCGCAGATGCCCGAGGGCGTCACCGACCGGCCCGCAGACGTGTGGGAAGCCCTGCTCGCGGTGGCGGACGCTGCCGGCGGGGACTGGCCCAAGCGGGCCCGGGAAGCCTGCGTGGAGCTGGTCAACGCCGCCAAGGTGGACGACAAGGGCAGCACCGGCATTCGGCTGCTGACCGACCTGCGGGACCAGGTCTTCAACGGCATCGACCGCCTGCCCACCGTCGCCGTACTGGACCGGCTCCACAGCCTCGAAGAGGCACCGTGGGCGGATATGGCCGGCAAGCCGCTGGACGCACGCGGGCTGTCCCGGATGCTGCGCGAGTACATGACCGGCGACAACACCCCCATCGCCGCCCGCAACATCAAGGCCGGCGGGAACGTCATGAAGGGCTACTACGCCACCGACCTCCACGACGCGTGGCAGCGGTACTGCCCACCCCCCTCTGAAAGTCCGCTACTTCCGCTACCTCCGCTACCGCGCAGGTCAGAGCCCTAG